A single Triticum dicoccoides isolate Atlit2015 ecotype Zavitan chromosome 2A, WEW_v2.0, whole genome shotgun sequence DNA region contains:
- the LOC119353748 gene encoding uncharacterized protein LOC119353748 isoform X2 encodes MESTLITRLPPLLPSPSKSSPLSSPPLAGARRIASISFSSVSVCGVLRPRGGVTSSVTAAAAALGEAAEPGSEAILLSVQPEVTSATVDYKEARAVVWTTPDVKVAEDWQKQCGEKLASHLGTCGFESRPQG; translated from the exons ATGGAGTCTACGCTAATCACGAGATTACcccccctcctcccctctccctccaagTCCAGCCCCCTCTCCTCACCCCCCCTCGCCGGAGCGCGCCGCATCGCCTCCATTTCCTTCTCTTCCGTCAGCGTGTGTGGCGTCTTGCGTCCCCGCGGCGGCGTTACCTCGTCGGTCACCGCCGCAGCAGCGGCGCTCGGCGAGGCCGCAGAGCCCGGGTCTGAGGCCATATTGCTCAGTGTTCAG CCTGAGGTTACTTCTGCTACAGTTGATTATAAGGAAGCAAGGGCTGTCGTGTGGACAACTCCTGATGTCAAGGTGGCAGAAGATTGGCAGAAACAATGTGGAGAGAAACTCGCAAGTCATCTTGGTACTTGTGGATTTGAGTCTCGCCCACAAG GGTAA
- the LOC119353748 gene encoding copper-transporting ATPase PAA1, chloroplastic-like isoform X1: MESTLITRLPPLLPSPSKSSPLSSPPLAGARRIASISFSSVSVCGVLRPRGGVTSSVTAAAAALGEAAEPGSEAILLSVQGMMCDGCAASVKRILESQPEVTSATVDYKEARAVVWTTPDVKVAEDWQKQCGEKLASHLGTCGFESRPQG; this comes from the exons ATGGAGTCTACGCTAATCACGAGATTACcccccctcctcccctctccctccaagTCCAGCCCCCTCTCCTCACCCCCCCTCGCCGGAGCGCGCCGCATCGCCTCCATTTCCTTCTCTTCCGTCAGCGTGTGTGGCGTCTTGCGTCCCCGCGGCGGCGTTACCTCGTCGGTCACCGCCGCAGCAGCGGCGCTCGGCGAGGCCGCAGAGCCCGGGTCTGAGGCCATATTGCTCAGTGTTCAG GGCATGATGTGCGACGGGTGCGCTGCGAGTGTGAAGCGGATTCTCGAGAGTCAA CCTGAGGTTACTTCTGCTACAGTTGATTATAAGGAAGCAAGGGCTGTCGTGTGGACAACTCCTGATGTCAAGGTGGCAGAAGATTGGCAGAAACAATGTGGAGAGAAACTCGCAAGTCATCTTGGTACTTGTGGATTTGAGTCTCGCCCACAAG GGTAA